One genomic window of Marinobacter adhaerens HP15 includes the following:
- a CDS encoding methyl-accepting chemotaxis protein — protein MLTLLRNARLKYKFWLLNIVVFAVLCLLVLYAMNTIAGQTGRSFNEVFADTAPGFALVVAILMVLEMAGSQLLISFIERHVNRLKNTMVDVQASGNLSQRAVVDSTDEIGEMASAFNAMQDRTVGVVRSMKEAIERLHREVEELTAAAEARRDDLGRQQQGADRSAEVIETMLQSFTGIAEQAGIAKTLSHEASDAARDGSTRVGQSADSIRKLADVVRNSASSVEALAENSHEISHAITEIRGIAEQTNLLALNAAIEAARAGEQGRGFAVVADEVRKLAQRVQDSTDQIQGTIDRLLSAINTAVNQMTGSSEDATRCVEESEEGRRALEAINEVVSRIDHTNQEIANVSADQTAGTDDVLANVQGIRETTQNMVTQLAESADMSRRLKKLIDSLEEASSKVTVN, from the coding sequence ATGCTGACACTGCTGCGAAATGCCCGGCTGAAGTACAAATTCTGGTTGCTGAACATTGTCGTTTTTGCTGTTCTCTGCTTGCTCGTTCTCTATGCCATGAACACGATTGCCGGGCAGACCGGCCGGTCGTTCAACGAGGTCTTCGCTGATACGGCACCCGGATTCGCGCTGGTTGTGGCAATACTCATGGTGCTCGAGATGGCCGGGTCCCAGCTGCTGATCTCGTTTATCGAACGCCACGTGAATCGCCTGAAAAACACCATGGTCGACGTTCAGGCTTCGGGCAATCTTAGCCAGCGGGCGGTGGTGGATTCCACCGACGAAATCGGCGAGATGGCCAGCGCCTTCAACGCCATGCAGGACCGTACCGTGGGCGTGGTCCGTAGCATGAAGGAAGCCATCGAACGACTACACCGGGAAGTCGAGGAACTGACCGCGGCCGCCGAAGCCCGTCGGGATGACCTCGGTCGCCAACAACAGGGCGCCGACCGGTCCGCGGAAGTCATCGAAACCATGCTGCAGAGCTTCACCGGCATCGCCGAACAGGCCGGAATAGCCAAGACTCTCTCCCACGAGGCGAGCGATGCCGCTCGCGACGGCAGCACCCGTGTCGGACAGAGCGCCGACAGCATCCGCAAGCTTGCCGATGTGGTGCGCAATTCCGCCAGCAGCGTCGAAGCCCTGGCCGAAAACAGCCATGAAATCAGCCACGCCATCACCGAAATCCGGGGCATTGCCGAGCAGACCAATTTGCTGGCCCTGAACGCGGCCATCGAGGCGGCCAGAGCTGGCGAACAGGGCCGAGGGTTTGCCGTCGTGGCTGATGAAGTCCGTAAACTGGCCCAACGGGTCCAGGACTCCACCGATCAGATTCAGGGCACGATCGATCGGCTTCTAAGCGCCATCAACACCGCCGTAAATCAGATGACCGGAAGTTCTGAGGATGCCACCCGCTGCGTCGAGGAATCCGAGGAAGGCCGCCGAGCCCTGGAAGCCATCAACGAGGTGGTCAGCCGGATCGATCATACCAACCAGGAAATCGCCAACGTGTCGGCAGACCAGACCGCCGGCACCGACGATGTGCTGGCTAACGTTCAGGGCATTCGCGAGACCACCCAGAACATGGTGACCCAGCTTGCCGAGAGCGCGGATATGAGCCGCCGCCTGAAAAAGCTGATCGATTCCCTGGAAGAAGCTTCGTCAAAGGTCACGGTTAACTGA
- the lipA gene encoding lipoyl synthase: MSESAKTRITSGSKFRNEHGFSAIKDGVKRSSKQEATTAEKREPKPKWLRARMPGGERYEAVRKNVSEHRLSTVCQESHCPNIGECWTAGTATIMVMGSVCTRACKFCAVDTGNPKGWLDHEEPENTAKSVELMGLRYIVLTSVDRDDLDDGGAAHYAACVSAIKQRTPEVAVEALTPDFDAVMADVEKVVDSGLDVFAQNVETVKRLTSRVRDPRAGYEKTLRVLEHAKKHRPDVLTKTSLMLGLGETEEEILETMDDLRAIGVDILTLGQYLRPTPNHLPVERYVTPEEFNRYREIGLEKGFMEVPSGPMVRSSYRADKVFDKNNLGLAVPEVPQASNAMQIPVKAID, encoded by the coding sequence ATGAGCGAAAGCGCAAAAACCCGCATTACCAGTGGTTCCAAATTCCGCAATGAGCATGGCTTCTCGGCCATCAAGGATGGCGTCAAGCGGTCATCGAAGCAGGAAGCCACAACAGCGGAAAAGCGAGAGCCGAAGCCTAAATGGCTCCGGGCACGCATGCCCGGGGGCGAGCGCTATGAGGCGGTGCGCAAGAACGTCAGTGAGCACCGATTGAGCACCGTTTGCCAGGAATCTCATTGCCCCAATATCGGTGAGTGCTGGACCGCCGGCACGGCCACCATCATGGTGATGGGGTCTGTGTGTACCCGGGCCTGCAAATTCTGCGCGGTGGACACCGGCAACCCGAAAGGCTGGCTCGATCATGAAGAGCCAGAGAACACGGCCAAGTCCGTAGAGCTGATGGGCCTTCGTTATATCGTGCTTACCTCGGTAGACCGTGACGACCTGGACGACGGCGGCGCTGCACACTATGCCGCTTGCGTCTCTGCCATCAAACAGCGCACGCCGGAAGTCGCCGTTGAGGCTCTGACGCCGGATTTTGATGCGGTGATGGCGGACGTTGAGAAGGTAGTGGATTCCGGGCTGGATGTCTTTGCCCAGAACGTGGAAACCGTCAAGCGGCTGACCAGTCGGGTTCGTGATCCGCGTGCCGGGTATGAAAAAACCCTCCGGGTCCTGGAGCACGCCAAGAAGCACCGTCCGGACGTGCTTACCAAGACCAGCCTGATGCTGGGGCTGGGCGAAACCGAAGAGGAAATCCTGGAAACCATGGACGATCTGCGCGCCATCGGTGTGGATATCCTGACTCTGGGCCAGTACCTGCGCCCTACTCCGAATCACCTGCCGGTAGAACGCTACGTCACCCCCGAAGAGTTCAACCGTTACCGGGAAATCGGCCTGGAGAAGGGTTTCATGGAAGTGCCATCCGGCCCCATGGTCCGCTCCAGCTACCGGGCTGACAAAGTCTTCGATAAAAACAATCTGGGTCTCGCCGTGCCCGAGGTTCCCCAAGCCTCCAATGCCATGCAGATTCCGGTGAAGGCCATCGACTGA
- a CDS encoding O-acetylhomoserine aminocarboxypropyltransferase/cysteine synthase family protein, with translation MKPETLALHAGFKSDPTTRAATTPIYQTTSYTFDDTQHGADLFDLKVQGNIYTRIMNPTNAVLEERMAELEGGVGALAVASGMAAITYALQTICKVGNNIVSTSQLYGGTYNLFAHSLPNQGIECKMVRHDDFDAVEKAIDENTRALFCESIGNPAGNVVDIQRWAEIAHKHGIPLMVDNTVATPFLCRPIEHGADIVIHSLTKYIGGHGTTVAGVVVDSGKFDWKASADKFPMLNEPDPSYHGVVYTDALGPAAFIGRCRVVPLRNTGAALAPFNAFLIMQGLETLALRMERHCENAEKVANFLQEHPSVEWVNYATLANSPYKATCEKISGGKASGILSFGIKGGREAGAKFIDALELILRLVNIGDAKSLACHPATTTHRQLNPEELKSAGVSEDLVRLSIGIEHVDDIIADITQALDKAQA, from the coding sequence ATGAAACCGGAAACCCTAGCGCTGCACGCAGGCTTCAAAAGCGATCCCACTACCCGGGCCGCTACCACCCCGATCTACCAGACCACGTCCTACACCTTCGATGACACCCAGCACGGTGCCGATCTGTTTGACCTGAAGGTTCAGGGCAACATCTACACCCGTATCATGAACCCGACCAACGCGGTTCTCGAAGAGCGGATGGCAGAACTGGAAGGCGGTGTTGGCGCCCTGGCCGTGGCCTCTGGCATGGCGGCCATCACCTATGCGCTGCAGACCATCTGCAAGGTGGGTAACAACATCGTCAGCACCAGTCAGCTATACGGCGGCACCTACAACCTGTTCGCGCACTCGCTGCCGAACCAGGGCATTGAGTGCAAGATGGTTCGCCATGACGATTTCGATGCCGTGGAAAAGGCTATTGATGAGAACACCCGCGCCCTGTTCTGCGAGTCCATCGGCAACCCGGCAGGCAACGTGGTCGATATCCAACGCTGGGCCGAAATTGCGCACAAACACGGCATCCCGCTGATGGTGGACAACACGGTTGCCACGCCGTTCCTGTGCCGCCCGATCGAGCACGGCGCCGATATCGTGATTCACTCGCTCACCAAGTACATCGGTGGCCACGGCACCACCGTCGCAGGCGTTGTCGTGGATTCCGGAAAGTTCGACTGGAAAGCCAGTGCTGACAAGTTCCCGATGCTGAACGAACCGGATCCGTCCTACCACGGCGTGGTCTACACAGACGCCCTGGGCCCTGCTGCCTTCATCGGCCGCTGCCGAGTGGTTCCGCTGCGCAACACCGGTGCCGCCCTTGCTCCGTTCAATGCGTTCCTGATCATGCAGGGTCTGGAAACCCTGGCGCTGCGCATGGAACGTCATTGCGAGAACGCCGAGAAAGTCGCGAACTTCCTGCAGGAGCACCCGTCTGTTGAATGGGTCAACTACGCGACCCTGGCCAACAGCCCGTACAAGGCGACCTGCGAGAAGATTTCCGGCGGGAAAGCGTCCGGCATCCTGAGCTTCGGCATCAAGGGTGGCCGGGAAGCCGGGGCAAAGTTCATCGATGCCCTGGAATTGATCCTGCGTCTGGTGAACATCGGTGACGCCAAGTCCCTGGCCTGCCACCCGGCCACCACCACCCACCGCCAGCTCAACCCGGAAGAGCTGAAGAGCGCCGGTGTGAGCGAGGATCTGGTGCGGCTGTCCATCGGTATCGAGCATGTCGACGACATCATTGCCGACATTACCCAGGCCCTGGACAAAGCCCAGGCCTGA
- a CDS encoding PACE efflux transporter: MRSTRDRVRQAISFEVIGLLLSVPLAAVTFGFDIGRTGVLGVVGATIATIWNYLFNLGFDHGLKHFNGSTRKSLRIRFLHAVSFELGLMLIFLPIIAWWMGIGLLQALIVDVAFVVFYLVYAFVFTWCYDTIFPDTDAKKSNAT, from the coding sequence ATGAGATCAACCAGAGACAGAGTTCGACAGGCGATTTCCTTTGAGGTTATCGGCCTCCTGCTTTCCGTTCCCCTCGCTGCCGTAACCTTCGGATTCGATATAGGAAGAACCGGAGTTCTTGGTGTAGTTGGCGCCACCATCGCGACCATCTGGAACTACCTGTTCAACCTGGGATTCGATCACGGCCTGAAGCACTTCAATGGCTCAACCCGAAAATCCCTGCGGATCCGTTTCCTGCATGCGGTGAGTTTCGAGTTGGGCCTGATGCTCATCTTCCTGCCGATCATTGCCTGGTGGATGGGCATTGGCCTGTTGCAAGCGCTGATCGTAGATGTGGCGTTCGTGGTGTTCTATCTGGTGTATGCGTTCGTATTCACCTGGTGTTACGACACAATATTTCCTGACACGGACGCCAAGAAATCCAACGCCACCTAA